From one Trifolium pratense cultivar HEN17-A07 linkage group LG1, ARS_RC_1.1, whole genome shotgun sequence genomic stretch:
- the LOC123905208 gene encoding uncharacterized protein LOC123905208, translating to MENHHPSTLLSMDSSASSPEEIDLEMNRQIRLSRPPDINLPLSAERSPPPPQSWISDPCDILDVGLGTQGYDTETFLTLSKVGRKCAKRIDSIWGAWFFFSFYFKPALNDKSKAKIVRDSNGISGFEKSDLNLDVFMVQHDMENMYMWVFKERPENALGKMQLRSYMNGHSRQGERPFPFSVDKGFVRSHRMQRKHYRGLSNPQCVHGIEVFPSPNLMNLDEDDRKRWIELTGRDLNFTVPTEASDFSSWRNLPNTDFELERPLPSIKSAANGHPKKLLNGSGLNLSTPLSNHTNGDLLDLSTTNGKKRKDFFPHGNGNGNVNGNEDECYLAVNPPSDRVQDIEMHPSEPHWLNDFSGVIKNVYGPVTAAKTIYEDEQGYLIIISLPFVDLASVKVSWRNTLTHGIIKVSCMSTSRKPFIKRRDRTFKLTDASSEHCPPGEFVREISLSTRIPEDANLEAYYDEPGSVLEIMVPKHRVGPEEHEVRVCLRSHLGGNDLMLT from the coding sequence ATGGAGAATCATCACCCTTCTACGCTATTGTCCATGGATTCAAGTGCATCTTCTCCTGAGGAAATTGACTTGGAGATGAATCGACAAATCAGACTTTCTCGTCCGCCCGATATTAATTTGCCTCTTTCTGCCGAACGTAGCCCACCTCCGCCACAGTCATGGATTTCTGACCCTTGTGATATTTTGGATGTTGGTCTTGGTACTCAAGGGTATGATACCGAGACTTTTCTCACTCTGTCCAAAGTTGGAAGGAAATGTGCTAAGCGAATTGATAGCATATGGGGTGCTTGGTTTTTCTTTAGTTTTTACTTTAAGCCGGCGTTGAATGATAAATCTAAGGCCAAGATTGTCAGGGACAGCAATGGCATTTCTGGTTTTGAGAAATCTGATCTCAATCTTGATGTTTTCATGGTTCAGCATGACATGGAAAATATGTACATGTGGGTTTTCAAGGAGAGGCCTGAAAATGCTTTGGGTAAGATGCAATTGAGGAGTTACATGAATGGCCATTCTCGCCAAGGGGAGCGCCCGTTTCCTTTTAGTGTTGACAAAGGTTTTGTTCGATCTCACCGGATGCAAAGGAAGCATTATAGAGGACTTTCAAACCCCCAATGTGTGCATGGCATTGAGGTTTTTCCTTCACCCAATCTGATGAATCTTGATGAGGATGATCGTAAAAGGTGGATTGAACTCACCGGCCGAGATTTGAATTTCACAGTCCCAACTGAAGCAAGTGATTTCAGTTCATGGAGAAATCTTCCCAACACTGACTTTGAGCTTGAGAGACCTCTTCCTTCAATCAAGAGTGCTGCAAATGGACACCCAAAGAAGCTGCTTAATGGATCTGGACTGAATTTGTCAACTCCTCTGTCTAACCACACCAACGGTGATTTATTGGACCTATCTACTACCAACGGAAAAAAGAGGAAAGACTTTTTCCCTCATGGAAACGGGAATGGAAATGTAAACGGAAACGAAGATGAATGTTACCTTGCTGTTAATCCTCCATCTGATCGGGTCCAAGATATAGAAATGCACCCAAGTGAACCTCACTGGTTGAATGACTTCAGCGGCGTGATAAAAAATGTTTACGGACCGGTTACAGCTGCAAAAACTATCTATGAGGATGAACAAGGTTACTTGATTATTATCAGTCTGCCCTTTGTAGACCTTGCAAGTGTGAAAGTTTCATGGAGGAACACTTTGACTCATGGTATCATCAAGGTTTCTTGTATGAGCACATCTCGAAAGCCTTTCATCAAGAGACGCGATAGGACATTCAAGCTTACAGATGCATCCTCAGAGCACTGCCCCCCTGGGGAGTTTGTCCGTGAAATTTCTCTTTCAACCAGAATTCCTGAAGATGCCAATCTGGAAGCATACTATGATGAGCCAGGATCGGTGCTAGAGATCATGGTGCCAAAACACCGCGTTGGGCCAGAAGAACATGAAGTCCGTGTTTGTCTTCGCTCTCATCTGGGAGGGAATGATCTTATGTTGACTTGA